Proteins encoded in a region of the Lemur catta isolate mLemCat1 chromosome 14, mLemCat1.pri, whole genome shotgun sequence genome:
- the C14H10orf71 gene encoding cardiac-enriched FHL2-interacting protein — protein sequence MMQGNKKCTDGFSDSSSIGSVLDDADREVSSLTDRAFRSLCISEDTSFHDSDLALSPDTTRQVFGTLHQGTVSHTHRKSGIWSQLPSQGTEHAGWAATFQQLPKYVQGEEKYPKSSPPLTPAQRRLEVPVAGLRSSNKPISKVSSLIQSFNRTESQRCEIRPTTSKPPALKNPPKFAPLPDNSVNFCFDSAFLTVRRVPAEVSGAHQSSRKHGEQEPPENPEMARHGSSSFLPAPDSAASSLESKFPSPPHRPALGEAGRSKEWAHKGTFLHSENSAFESWNAHQPKLLERKDAAETVPESQAPKRYEDVPLLRQPHPPERKVSPCQGQARFSQTESRLAAGALSASGPWGCRDPGTQASAMEGKAPSSQPDPQVKPTQAPWRKPKTGKRGKESLQEAAEEKKQTNRREPPLYTKHNPQGQFPENDTLDMPVDPGEHYNPPFNISKLLTPIIPTKLAPDPSDSPPMETSPSPPGQLNGYQEKEPSECQSRDSYKSKAPSLLFNLKDVRKRVKSTYSPSPLLRGLDEKSRGKVGGKQEPVSNGVVLPNGLEESPPNELSKERPADAPTASQPGAQEDPTADRSESPADSYLTPSTPPAMANTPFCVNGEAAEGSSHEHADAHGGSEPGPGRAGWHPDSRECCPRKHLSLKLCSRESEAAEAPEKTKTQLENGPSRPISQETDPEREVGLQNPHSSQKFSPGPLSPEEEDVFYSDSQSDFMPGLQSRAKFSTSSSDQSFASFDDQQKTWFTESQREDRRNDVSAGDRQKDEKEKVMGGDEPQGRASGAGCTCTEEPSEGEALQREGEDVSGGRPRKASAEEANSRGSWVGGHRGTSLSHAKDPAPSLSSATNKHILFTIKDNTLRATPVIKPIMLPLLRTMSSEDSLGGGRREEDSPRPGWGEDAGFCAPESQEMPGTLTPANLQGTHMKLLACDVTEDPGQVSSTARMETSRLVPKGHFPSLPLGREGDGMKPPLDAARKVLARDGKSSSTDSGKLVAPRGIPTIALPEGDLEDEPLPWQPGTCWEEQTQGANSHFLSTPRAGPPGRRPVRGEMATSPNPSSLEDSSVCSPAASELELLPEEPPQASPGPARVTRREDLTHALVWEASSDPQLEPSAEDLRALSPRDSLPDVATSSAGPPGRPELPAQLGRAASKPPAVPPKTEKALRRAKKLASKRRKTDQPPERHGESREGKPCPGDSEWTEQRPRSPRERPRHSFPAVRSVPPPLHRHSVSGFSEPIGRQPGGPQSLAPLSPYPATQKVLQDPQSGEYFLFDLPLQVKIKTFYDPETGKYVKVSIPSSEGASAESPLPDAPATPYVLYPGFRPVPVTALIPLRCSSQLSAPTFLRQGPRAWARPQSAHEAGLQLAPGPQGDPTQHSADLHPQGPPQGPEEEGAEAPGLGIISTDDLEDFATEGIS from the coding sequence ATGATGCAGGGGAATAAGAAGTGCACAGACGGGTTCAGCGACTCCTCAAGCATCGGCAGCGTGCTGGACGATGCAGACAGGGAGGTGAGCAGCCTCACTGACCGGGCGTTCCGGAGCTTGTGCATCTCGGAGGACACATCCTTCCATGATTCCGATCTGGCCCTGTCCCCGGATACCACTCGCCAGGTGTTTGGGACTCTCCACCAGGGAACAGTGAGCCACACCCACAGGAAAAGTGGCATTTGGAGCCAGTTACCGTCACAAGGCACGGAGCATGCAGGCTGGGCAGCCACCTTCCAGCAGCTACCTAAGTATGTTCAGGGGGAGGAAAAGTACCCCAAAAGCAGCCCCCCGCTGACGCCAGCCCAGAGGAGACTGGAGGTGCCAGTTGCTGGCCTGAGAAGCAGCAACAAGCCTATCTCCAAAGTGTCATCACTAATCCAGTCCTTCAACAGGACTGAGAGCCAACGTTGCGAGATCAGGCCTACCACCAGCAAACCCCCGGCTCTGAAAAATCCCCCCAAATTTGCTCCTCTTCCAGACAACAGTGTCAACTTCTGCTTCGATTCTGCCTTTCTGACAGTCAGGAGGGTGCCCGCTGAAGTTTCCGGTGCCCATCAGAGCAGCAGAAAGCACGGAGAACAGGAGCCCCCCGAGAACCCTGAAATGGCCCGTCACGGCTCCAGCAGCTTCCTCCCAGCGCCTGACAGTGCGGCCAGCTCATTAGAGTCCAagttcccctccccaccccacaggccAGCGCTGGGCGAggctggaagaagcaaggagtGGGCTCACAAAGGGACCTTTCTGCACAGTGAAAATAGTGCCTTTGAGTCGTGGAACGCCCACCAACCAAAGCTGCTCGAGAGAAAGGACGCCGCTGAAACTGTCCCAGAAAGCCAAGCTCCCAAACGTTACGAGGACGTGCCCTTGCTACGACAACCCCATCCTCCTGAGCGCAAAGTCTCGCCCTGCCAAGGCCAGGCCAGATTCAGTCAGACCGAGAGCAGACTGGCCGCAGGGGCTCTGTCGGCATCTGGGCCCTGGGGGTGCAGGGATCCAGGAACCCAGGCGTCAGCTATGGAGGGAAaagctcccagctcccagcctgaCCCTCAAGTGAAGCCAACCCAGGCCCCGTGGAGGAAACCAAAGACTggcaaaagagggaaagaaagtctACAAGAAGCCgcggaagaaaagaaacagaccAACAGGAGAGAGCCACCTCTGTACACAAAGCACAACCCCCAGGGGCAGTTTCCAGAAAATGATACTCTTGACATGCCTGTGGACCCCGGTGAGCATTACAATCCCCCTTTCAACATCAGCAAGCTCCTGACGCCCATCATACCCACCAAGCTCGCCCCGGATCCGTCAGACAGTCCACCCATGGAGACAAGCCCCTCGCCCCCAGGACAGCTAAACGGGTACCAAGAGAAGGAGCCCAGCGAATGCCAGTCTCGAGACAGCTACAAGTCCAAAGCTCCTAGCCTGCTGTTCAACCTCAAGGATGTGCGGAAGCGTGTCAAGAGCACATACAGCCCCTCACCTCTCCTGCGAGGCCTGGATGAGAAAAGCAGAGGGAAGGTTGGTGGGAAGCAAGAGCCTGTGAGCAATGGCGTCGTGCTTCCCAATGGGCTCGAGGAAAGTCCCCCAAACGAGCTTTCTAAGGAGAGACCTGCAGATGCCCCTACTGCATCACAGCCCGGTGCCCAGGAGGACCCTACAGCCGACCGCAGCGAGTCCCCGGCAGACAGCTATCTCACCCCTAGCACACCTCCAGCCATGGCCAACACCCCCTTCTGTGTCAACGGCGAGGCTGCCGAGGGGAGCAGTCACGAGCACGCTGACGCCCACGGAGGGTCCGAGCCGGGCCCCGGCAGGGCCGGATGGCATCCAGACTCCAGGGAGTGCTGCCCCAGGAAGCACCTCTCCCTGAAGCTTTGCAGCAGGGAGTCTGAGGCCGCTGAGGCCCCAGAGAAAACGAAGACCCAGCTAGAGAACGGGCCCTCGAGACCCATCTCGCAGGAGACAGACCCAGAGAGAGAGGTAGGACTTCAGAACCCACACTCGAGCCAGAAGTTCTCCCCGGGGCCCCTGTCCCCTGAGGAGGAAGATGTGTTTTACAGCGACAGCCAATCTGATTTTATGCCGGGCCTCCAAAGCAGGGCCAAATTCAGCACCAGCTCGTCAGATCAATCCTTTGCCTCGTTTGATGATCAGCAGAAGACGTGGTTTACCGAGAGCCAGCGGGAAGACAGGAGGAACGACGTGAGTGCAGGTGACCGTCAGAAGGATGAGAAGGAGAAGGTGATGGGGGGAGACGAGCCGCAGGGCCGCGCCTCGGGCGCTGGGTGCACGTGCACGGAGGAGCCCAGCGAGGGGGAGGCGCTGCAAAGAGAAGGGGAAGATGTGTCTGGAGGAAGGCCCAGGAAGGCGTCAGCAGAAGAAGCTAATTCGAGAGGCTCTTGGGTTGGGGGACATAGGGGTACCTCCCTTTCACATGCCAAAGACCCTGCCCCCTCGTTGTCTTCTGCTACGAACAAGCACATACTGTTCACAATTAAAGACAACACGCTCAGAGCCACCCCGGTGATAAAACCCATCATGCTGCCTCTCCTGAGGACCATGTCCTCTGAAGACTCGCTCGGCGGTGGCCGTAGAGAGGAGGACTCGCCAAGGCCAGGATGGGGTGAGGATGCTGGTTTCTGTGCCCCCGAAAGCCAGGAAATGCCTGGCACGCTGACACCTGCTAACCTGCAAGGCACACACATGAAGCTCTTGGCCTGTGATGTCACAGAGGACCCCGGGCAGGTGTCCAGCACAGCCAGGATGGAGACCTCCCGACTAGTCCCAAAGGGACatttcccatctctgcctcttgGGAGAGAGGGGGATGGGATGAAGCCACCCCTGGATGCAGCTCGTAAAGTCTTGGCACGCGATGGCAAGAGCAGTTCCACAGACTCAGGGAAGCTGGTTGCCCCTCGGGGCATCCCAACAATTGCTTTACCCGAGGGTGACTTAGAAGACGAGCCACTCCCGTGGCAGCCTGGAACCTGTTGGGAAGAACAGACGCAAGGCGCCAATAGTCACTTTTTGTCTACGCCCAGAGCAGGGCCACCCGGGAGAAGACCGGTGCGTGGTGAGATGGCaacttcccccaaccccagctcccTGGAGGACAGCAGCGTGTGCTCCCCTGCCGCCAGTGAGCTGGAGCTGCTGCCCGAGGAGCCCCCTCAAGCCAGCCCTGGTCCTGCCAGGGTCACCAGAAGGGAGGACCTGACCCACGCCCTCGTGTGGGAGGCCAGCTCAGACCCTCAGCTTGAGCCGTCGGCAGAAGACCTCCGGGCGCTCTCTCCGCGAGACTCACTGCCGGACGTGGCCACCAGCTCTGCGGGCCCCCCTGGGAGGCCGGAGCTCCCTGCTCAGCTGGGGAGGGCGGCCAGCAAGCCACCCGCAGTCCCACCCAAGACAGAGAAGGCCCTGCGGCGGGCGAAGAAGCTGGCAAGCAAGAGGAGAAAGACCGACCAGCCGCCAGAGAGGCATGGCGAGTCCCGGGAGGGAAAGCCCTGCCCAGGGGACTCGGAGTGGACAGAGCAAAGGCCGCGGTCCCCCAGAGAGAGGCCCCGACACAGTTTCCCCGCGGTGCGCTCCGTGCCCCCTCCCCTACACCGCCACTCCGTGTCCGGCTTCTCGGAGCCTATCGGGAGGCAGCCTGGGGGGCCCCAGTCCCTCGCGCCCTTGTCCCCTTACCCTGCCACCCAGAAGGTGCTCCAGGACCCCCAGTCTGGAGAGTACTTTCTCTTCGACTTGCCACTCCAGGTGAAAATCAAGACCTTCTACGACCCAGAGACGGGCAAGTATGTCAAGGTCTCCATCCCCTCATCCGAGGGGGCCTCCGCTGAGTCGCCCCTGCCGGATGCCCCAGCCACTCCCTACGTGCTGTACCCCGGCTTCCGGCCCGTGCCCGTGACAGCCCTGATCCCCCTGCGCTGCTCCTCTCAGCTCTCCGCCCCCACCTTCCTCAGGCAGGGCCCTCGCGCCTGGGCCAGGCCCCAGAGTGCCCACGAGGCTGGACTGCAGCTGGCCCCGGGGCCTCAGGGTGACCCCACCCAGCACTCTGCAGACCTGCAcccccaggggcctccccagggccccgaAGAGGAGGGTGCGGAAGCTCCAGGGCTGGGCATCATCTCCACAGACGACCTGGAGGACTTTGCCACAGAAGGCATTTCTTGA